AAGTTCAGCCTAGATGAGCTGCCACAGTTATTGAATGTGTTAAAAGGAGATCTCAGCTTAGTAGGTCCCAGGCCATTATTAATGGAATATCTCCCTCTTTACACTGAAGAGCAAGCGAAAAGGCACTTGGTTAGGCCTGGTATAACAGGTTGGGCGCAAGTTCATGGGCGTAATGCAATCACCTGGGAAGAAAAATTTAAGCTGGATGTTTGGTATGTAAAACATCATACCGTATTACTAGATATCAAGATTTTACTATTAACCATAAAAAAAGTAATCCGCCCTGAAGGTATATCTGAGGCTAATCATGTTACTGTTTCTCGATTTACAGGAACAAGCATAAAGGATAAAGAGGGGCATGGCTGAAAAATATAGGGGGTGTATGAATTGTTGCATACAACCACGGAGCGCAGAATTTTTCTTTCCTCACCTCATATGAGCGGCAGGGAAATGAAATTTATTAATGAAGCATTTGAATCCAATTGGGTTGCTCCACTCGGTCCCAATGTAGATGCATTTGAAATGGAAATGGCAAACTATATAGGAATAAATGGGGCCGTAGCAGTTAGTTCAGGAACCGCAGCAATCCATTTGGCACTTTCTCTCTTAAATGTTCAAAAAGGAGATATTGTTTTTTGCTCAAGTCTTACATTTGTAGCAAGTGCAAATCCAATCCTATATCTAGGCGCTGAGCCTGTGTTCATTGATTCGGAAAGAGATACGTGGAATATGTCACCTAACGCATTAAATGAAGCATTAGAGGAAGCTGCAGCAACAAATAAACTTCCTAAGGCAGTAATCATTGTAAATCTTTATGGACAGTCAGCAAAAATGGATGAATTAGTATCTCTATGTAGAAAATTTCATGTTCCGATAATAGAGGATGCGGCAGAATCCCTTGGAGCTAAGTTTAAAGAGAAACCAAGTGGTACCTTTGGTGAATATGGTGTTTTCTCATTCAATGGCAATAAGATTATTACGACATCTGGTGGCGGCATGCTGGTATCCAATAATACAGAGGCATTAAGGAAAGCACGTTTCCTTGCAACTCAAGCAAGAGATGAAGCTCCTCATTACCAACATAGCCAGTTAGGATATAACTATCGATTGAGTAATATTTTAGCAGGAATTGGCAGAAGTCAATTAGAAGTGTTAGAAGAGAGAGTCCATGCAAGAAGGAGGATCTTTCATACCTATCTACAGGAGCTTTCGGCAATTACTGCTATTTCTTTTATGCCAGAGCTTAACCAGACATTTTCTACACGATGGCTGTCTGTGATGACGATTAACCAAAATAGTACCAATGTGTCACCAATGGAGTTAATCACTGCTTTAGAAAAAGAAAATATAGAAGCAAGACCTGTTTGGAAACCTCTTCAACTACAGCCACTTTTTCAAAACTATAAATATTATCAGCATTCCGAGAAGGAAAGTGTATCGGAAGAACTTTTTCTAACAGGGGTTTGTTTACCTTCAGGTTCCAATATGACCAGTCAGGATCAAATGCGAGTAATTGAATGTATAAAGAAGCAGTTTCGTAGGATATGAAGTAATTCTTTTTGTTGGAGGAAAGGGCAATGTCAAACTGAATAGCAAAAAATAAAAAATAAAGAGGTAAATATATGTTTGGAAATAATGTAGCTAAAATTCGAAAACAACGTGGTTACTCCTTATCGGAGCTGGCGGAATTAACTGATATCTCAAAGTCGTATTTAAGTAATATTGAGCGTAATTTAAACAGAAATCCATCGCTCCAAATCATGATCAAGATAGCCACTGTTCTAAAAGTTGATCTTGTAACATTATTAAAAACAGGAAGTGACGAAGATGCAAACCTCTATATAGAAAAAGAGTGGATAGACTTTGTCCGTGAATTAAAGGAATCAGGACTAGAAAAAGCACACATTCAACAATATAAATCAGTGATTGAATTTATTAAATGGCAAAATGAACAAGCTGAAACAAATAATGGTTGAAGATATGACAGGTAGGTTGGAGGAAAAATGAAAAAGTTTCTGTTTCTTTTAATAACAATCGCTTGTATAGGTGTATTGGTATCTGGTCATTTGTATTGGAAAGATAAGATTAATGCGGCTGGAATTGAAGGGAAAAAGGTAGCTGAAATAATAGAGGAG
The window above is part of the Bacillus sp. SORGH_AS_0510 genome. Proteins encoded here:
- a CDS encoding sugar transferase, with protein sequence MKRMLDLLISLLLLVLFSPIFLMVAILVKYRLGSPILFRQQRPGLNGRPFFLYKFRTMNDRKDKKGVLLPDEQRLTSVGLFLRKFSLDELPQLLNVLKGDLSLVGPRPLLMEYLPLYTEEQAKRHLVRPGITGWAQVHGRNAITWEEKFKLDVWYVKHHTVLLDIKILLLTIKKVIRPEGISEANHVTVSRFTGTSIKDKEGHG
- a CDS encoding DegT/DnrJ/EryC1/StrS aminotransferase family protein, translating into MLHTTTERRIFLSSPHMSGREMKFINEAFESNWVAPLGPNVDAFEMEMANYIGINGAVAVSSGTAAIHLALSLLNVQKGDIVFCSSLTFVASANPILYLGAEPVFIDSERDTWNMSPNALNEALEEAAATNKLPKAVIIVNLYGQSAKMDELVSLCRKFHVPIIEDAAESLGAKFKEKPSGTFGEYGVFSFNGNKIITTSGGGMLVSNNTEALRKARFLATQARDEAPHYQHSQLGYNYRLSNILAGIGRSQLEVLEERVHARRRIFHTYLQELSAITAISFMPELNQTFSTRWLSVMTINQNSTNVSPMELITALEKENIEARPVWKPLQLQPLFQNYKYYQHSEKESVSEELFLTGVCLPSGSNMTSQDQMRVIECIKKQFRRI
- a CDS encoding helix-turn-helix domain-containing protein — its product is MFGNNVAKIRKQRGYSLSELAELTDISKSYLSNIERNLNRNPSLQIMIKIATVLKVDLVTLLKTGSDEDANLYIEKEWIDFVRELKESGLEKAHIQQYKSVIEFIKWQNEQAETNNG